A single window of Microbacterium oryzae DNA harbors:
- a CDS encoding Sir2 family NAD-dependent protein deacetylase translates to MAVTEGSRAQTDRAIEVLSGRRVAVLTGAGVSTDSGIPDYRGEGAPRRSPMTAQTFLSDEAARRRYWVGSHLGWRAFAAAEPNGGHRALAALEQRGVASGVITQNVDGLHLRAGSRRVVELHGTMRRVFCTRCGQVFDRRAIGERVERDNPWITVPENVELGPDGDVLPATSDGFVVPDCSVCGGMLKPDVVFFGEFIPAEKFREAAQLVAASDALLVAGSSLVVNSGIRLVERARRRRIPVVIVNRGRTRADDRAAVKVDGSASEVLAAFADALPDLADAG, encoded by the coding sequence ATGGCTGTCACGGAAGGATCCCGCGCCCAGACGGATCGCGCGATCGAGGTCCTGAGCGGCAGGCGCGTGGCCGTGCTCACCGGCGCGGGCGTCTCCACCGACTCGGGCATCCCCGACTACCGGGGCGAGGGTGCACCGCGGCGCTCGCCGATGACCGCCCAGACGTTCCTCTCCGACGAGGCCGCCCGCCGCCGCTACTGGGTCGGCTCGCACCTCGGCTGGCGCGCGTTCGCGGCCGCGGAGCCCAACGGCGGGCATCGCGCGCTGGCCGCTCTCGAGCAGCGCGGCGTCGCCTCCGGCGTGATCACGCAGAACGTCGACGGCCTGCACCTGCGCGCGGGCTCTCGCCGCGTCGTCGAGCTGCACGGCACCATGCGGCGGGTCTTCTGCACCCGCTGCGGGCAGGTCTTCGACCGCCGCGCCATCGGCGAGCGCGTGGAGCGCGACAACCCCTGGATCACGGTGCCGGAGAACGTGGAGCTCGGCCCGGACGGCGACGTGCTGCCCGCGACTTCCGATGGCTTCGTCGTGCCCGACTGCAGCGTGTGCGGCGGGATGCTGAAGCCCGATGTGGTGTTCTTCGGCGAGTTCATCCCCGCCGAGAAGTTCCGCGAGGCGGCGCAGCTCGTTGCGGCGAGCGACGCGCTGCTCGTGGCGGGGTCCTCGCTCGTGGTGAACTCCGGCATCCGGCTCGTCGAGCGCGCCCGGCGTCGCCGCATCCCCGTCGTCATCGTCAACCGCGGCCGCACGCGCGCCGACGACCGAGCGGCGGTGAAGGTCGACGGCAGCGCGAGCGAGGTGCTCGCCGCGTTCGCCGACGCTCTCCCCGATCTCGCCGACGCCGGCTGA